A portion of the Streptomyces erythrochromogenes genome contains these proteins:
- a CDS encoding class I SAM-dependent methyltransferase: MNQEDDAPEDAYKADPDSADDAEATRRDAGEAESSRASRGWWDRNADEYQSEHGAFLGDDRFVWGPEGLDEADAGLLGPAASLKDRDVLEIGAGAAQCSRWLAARGARPVALDLSHRQLQHALRIGDDIPLVEADAGRLPFRDGSFDLACSAYGAVPFVADPVNVMREVHRVLRPGGRWVFSVTHPLRWAFPDEPGPEGLTVCASYFDRTPYVEQDEQGRAVYVEHHRTLGDRVRDVVAGGFRLLDLVEPEWPEWNGQEWGGWSPLRGNLIPGTAIFVCERA; the protein is encoded by the coding sequence ATGAACCAAGAGGACGACGCCCCCGAAGACGCGTACAAGGCCGATCCGGACTCCGCGGACGACGCCGAGGCCACACGCCGTGACGCAGGGGAAGCGGAGAGCAGCCGGGCGAGCCGCGGCTGGTGGGACCGCAACGCCGACGAGTACCAGAGCGAGCACGGCGCCTTCCTCGGCGACGACCGCTTCGTGTGGGGGCCCGAGGGACTCGACGAGGCGGACGCGGGCCTCCTGGGCCCCGCCGCCTCCCTCAAGGACAGGGACGTGCTGGAGATCGGCGCCGGCGCCGCCCAGTGCTCGCGCTGGCTGGCCGCCCGGGGCGCCCGCCCGGTGGCCCTCGACCTCTCCCACCGCCAGCTCCAGCACGCGCTGCGCATCGGCGACGACATCCCCCTGGTCGAGGCCGACGCCGGCCGGCTCCCCTTCCGCGACGGCTCCTTCGACCTCGCCTGCTCCGCCTACGGCGCCGTCCCCTTCGTCGCCGACCCGGTGAACGTCATGCGCGAGGTCCACCGCGTACTGCGCCCCGGCGGCCGCTGGGTCTTCTCCGTGACCCACCCCCTCCGCTGGGCCTTCCCCGACGAGCCCGGCCCCGAGGGCCTGACCGTCTGCGCCTCCTACTTCGACCGGACCCCGTACGTCGAGCAGGACGAGCAGGGCCGCGCGGTCTACGTCGAACACCACCGCACCCTCGGCGACCGCGTCCGCGACGTGGTGGCGGGCGGCTTCCGCCTGCTCGACCTCGTCGAGCCCGAGTGGCCCGAGTGGAACGGCCAGGAGTGGGGCGGCTGGTCCCCGCTGCGCGGCAACCTGATCCCCGGCACCGCGATCTTCGTCTGCGAGAGGGCCTGA
- the rpsA gene encoding 30S ribosomal protein S1: MTSSTETTSTTPQVAVNDIGNEEAFLAAIDETIKYFNDGDIVDGVIVKVDRDEVLLDIGYKTEGVIPSRELSIKHDVDPNEVVKVGDEIEALVLQKEDKEGRLILSKKRAQYERAWGTIEKIKEEDGIVTGTVIEVVKGGLILDIGLRGFLPASLVEMRRVRDLQPYVGKELEAKIIELDKNRNNVVLSRRAWLEQTQSEVRQTFLTTLQKGQVRSGVVSSIVNFGAFVDLGGVDGLVHVSELSWKHIDHPSEVVEVGQEVTVEVLDVDMDRERVSLSLKATQEDPWQQFARTHQIGQVVPGKVTKLVPFGAFVRVDEGIEGLVHISELAERHVEIPEQVVQVNDEIFVKVIDIDLERRRISLSLKQANESFGADPASVEFDPTLYGMAASYDDQGNYIYPEGFDPETNDWLEGYEKQREAWETQYAEAQARFEQHQAQVIKSREADEAAAAEGAAAPAAGGNAGAGISGGSYSSESDETSGALASDEALAALREKLAGGQS; encoded by the coding sequence ATGACGAGCAGCACCGAGACCACCTCTACCACTCCGCAGGTAGCGGTCAACGACATCGGTAACGAGGAAGCCTTCCTCGCCGCGATCGACGAGACGATCAAGTACTTCAACGACGGCGACATCGTCGACGGCGTCATCGTGAAGGTCGACCGGGACGAGGTCCTGCTCGACATCGGTTACAAGACGGAAGGCGTGATCCCGAGCCGCGAGCTCTCGATCAAGCACGACGTCGACCCGAACGAGGTCGTCAAGGTCGGCGACGAGATCGAGGCCCTGGTTCTCCAGAAGGAGGACAAGGAAGGCCGTCTGATCCTGTCCAAGAAGCGCGCTCAGTACGAGCGTGCCTGGGGCACGATCGAGAAGATCAAGGAAGAAGACGGCATCGTCACCGGTACCGTCATCGAGGTCGTCAAGGGTGGTCTCATCCTCGACATCGGCCTCCGTGGCTTCCTGCCGGCCTCCCTCGTCGAGATGCGCCGCGTCCGCGACCTCCAGCCCTACGTGGGCAAGGAGCTCGAGGCGAAGATCATCGAGCTGGACAAGAACCGCAACAACGTGGTCCTGTCCCGCCGCGCCTGGCTGGAGCAGACCCAGTCCGAGGTTCGCCAGACGTTCCTCACCACCCTGCAGAAGGGTCAGGTCCGCTCCGGCGTCGTGTCCTCGATCGTCAACTTCGGTGCCTTCGTGGACCTGGGTGGCGTCGACGGTCTGGTTCACGTCTCCGAGCTGTCCTGGAAGCACATCGACCACCCGTCCGAGGTTGTCGAGGTCGGCCAGGAAGTCACCGTCGAGGTCCTCGACGTCGACATGGACCGCGAGCGTGTCTCCCTGTCGCTGAAGGCGACGCAGGAGGACCCGTGGCAGCAGTTCGCCCGTACGCACCAGATCGGTCAGGTCGTCCCGGGTAAGGTCACCAAGCTGGTTCCGTTCGGTGCGTTCGTCCGCGTGGACGAGGGCATCGAGGGTCTGGTCCACATCTCCGAGCTGGCCGAGCGCCACGTGGAGATCCCGGAGCAGGTCGTCCAGGTCAACGACGAGATCTTCGTCAAGGTCATCGACATCGACCTCGAGCGTCGCCGGATCTCGCTGTCCCTGAAGCAGGCCAACGAGTCCTTCGGTGCCGACCCGGCGTCGGTCGAGTTCGACCCGACCCTGTACGGCATGGCCGCGTCCTACGACGACCAGGGCAACTACATCTACCCCGAGGGCTTCGACCCCGAGACCAACGACTGGCTCGAGGGCTACGAGAAGCAGCGCGAGGCCTGGGAGACCCAGTACGCCGAGGCGCAGGCTCGCTTCGAGCAGCACCAGGCTCAGGTCATCAAGAGCCGCGAGGCCGACGAGGCCGCTGCTGCCGAGGGCGCTGCCGCCCCGGCCGCCGGTGGCAACGCCGGTGCGGGCATCTCGGGTGGTTCCTACTCCTCGGAGTCGGACGAGACCTCCGGCGCCCTGGCGTCGGACGAGGCCCTGGCCGCGCTCCGCGAGAAGCTGGCCGGCGGCCAGAGCTGA
- a CDS encoding PAC2 family protein, with translation MLDPQGLYEWDAKGLAVADLAVAQDSAGLVMLYHFEGYIDAGETGEQIVERLLDTLPHQVVARFDADRLVDYRARRPLLTFQRDHWAEFEEPRLEVRLVQDATGAPFLLLSGPEPDVEWERFAVAVRQIVERLGVRLSVNFHGIPMGVPHTRPVGITPHGNRTDLMPGHRSPFDEAQVPGSAESLVEFRLSQAGHDVLGVAAHVPHYVARSPYPDAALTVLEAITAATGLVLPAVAHALRTEAHRTQTEIDRQIREGDEELVSLVQGLEHQYDAAAGAETRGNMIAEPAELPSADEIGREFERFLAEREGEG, from the coding sequence GTGCTTGATCCACAGGGCTTGTACGAATGGGATGCCAAGGGTCTGGCGGTGGCGGACCTGGCGGTCGCCCAGGACTCGGCCGGGCTGGTCATGCTGTACCACTTCGAGGGGTACATCGACGCGGGAGAGACCGGCGAGCAGATCGTCGAGCGGCTGCTGGACACGCTGCCCCACCAGGTGGTCGCCCGCTTCGACGCGGACCGGCTCGTGGACTACCGGGCGCGCCGTCCGCTGCTGACCTTCCAGCGCGACCACTGGGCGGAGTTCGAGGAGCCGCGGCTTGAGGTCCGGCTGGTCCAGGACGCCACCGGAGCGCCGTTCCTGCTGCTGTCCGGCCCGGAGCCGGACGTGGAGTGGGAGCGCTTCGCCGTCGCCGTCCGGCAGATCGTCGAGCGCCTCGGGGTCCGGCTCTCGGTCAACTTCCACGGAATCCCGATGGGCGTCCCGCACACGCGGCCCGTCGGCATCACCCCGCACGGCAACCGCACCGACCTCATGCCGGGCCACCGCAGCCCCTTCGACGAGGCCCAGGTGCCCGGCAGCGCCGAGTCCCTGGTGGAGTTCCGCCTGTCCCAGGCCGGGCACGACGTGCTCGGCGTCGCCGCGCACGTGCCGCACTACGTGGCGCGCTCCCCGTACCCGGACGCCGCGCTGACGGTGCTGGAGGCCATCACGGCGGCGACCGGTCTGGTGCTGCCGGCCGTGGCGCACGCGCTGCGGACCGAGGCGCACCGTACGCAGACGGAGATCGACCGGCAGATCCGCGAGGGCGACGAGGAGCTGGTCAGCCTGGTGCAGGGGCTGGAGCACCAGTACGACGCCGCCGCCGGGGCCGAGACCCGCGGCAACATGATCGCCGAGCCGGCGGAGCTGCCGTCGGCCGACGAGATCGGCCGCGAGTTCGAGCGGTTCCTGGCGGAGCGCGAGGGAGAGGGCTGA
- the coaE gene encoding dephospho-CoA kinase, which translates to MLKVGLTGGIGAGKSEVSRLLAGYGAIVVDADRIAREAVEPGTPGLAAVVAAFGEEVLTPEGSLDRPKLGSIVFADQDKLRTLNAIVHPLVGARSAELEAAAGPDAIVVHDVPLLTENGLAPLYDLVVVVDAAPSTQLARLTALRAMAEEEARARMAAQATREQRLAVATLVIDNDGPLDALEPQVRKVWEELTARASGRAPGSATA; encoded by the coding sequence ATGCTGAAAGTGGGCCTGACGGGCGGAATCGGTGCCGGCAAGAGCGAGGTCTCGCGACTGCTGGCGGGGTACGGGGCGATCGTCGTCGACGCCGATCGGATCGCACGGGAGGCCGTGGAGCCCGGTACGCCGGGGCTCGCGGCCGTCGTCGCGGCCTTCGGGGAAGAGGTGCTGACCCCCGAGGGGAGTCTGGACCGGCCGAAGCTGGGTTCCATCGTGTTCGCGGACCAGGACAAGCTCCGTACCCTCAACGCGATCGTGCATCCGCTGGTCGGCGCCCGGTCCGCCGAGCTGGAGGCCGCGGCGGGTCCCGACGCGATCGTCGTCCACGACGTACCGCTGCTCACCGAGAACGGCCTCGCGCCCCTCTACGACCTGGTGGTCGTGGTGGACGCGGCCCCGTCGACGCAGCTGGCCCGGCTGACCGCACTGCGCGCGATGGCCGAGGAGGAGGCCCGGGCCCGGATGGCCGCGCAGGCCACGCGCGAGCAGCGGCTGGCCGTGGCCACCCTCGTGATCGACAACGACGGGCCGCTGGACGCGCTGGAGCCGCAGGTGCGCAAGGTGTGGGAAGAGCTTACGGCGCGGGCCTCGGGCCGGGCCCCGGGAAGCGCCACCGCCTGA
- a CDS encoding tetratricopeptide repeat protein, translating to MSETTRPTPSSPETHVIDFRAAEQLLAARDPRGAVKLLDSVIAAHPENTAARLLRARAFFAAAQLRPAELEFELVLEREPDNAFAHFALARTHERAGRPEQARRHFRLAAALDPQPEYLAAARFEEQA from the coding sequence GTGTCCGAGACCACGCGTCCCACGCCGTCCAGCCCGGAAACACACGTCATCGACTTCCGGGCGGCCGAGCAGCTGCTCGCCGCACGCGACCCGCGCGGCGCGGTCAAGCTGCTCGACTCGGTCATCGCCGCCCACCCGGAGAACACGGCGGCCCGGCTGCTGCGTGCCCGGGCCTTCTTCGCCGCCGCCCAACTGCGCCCGGCGGAGCTGGAGTTCGAGCTGGTGCTGGAGCGGGAGCCGGACAACGCCTTCGCCCACTTCGCGCTCGCCCGCACGCACGAGCGCGCGGGCCGGCCGGAGCAGGCGCGCAGGCACTTCCGGCTGGCCGCGGCCCTCGACCCGCAGCCGGAGTACCTGGCGGCGGCCCGCTTCGAGGAACAGGCCTGA
- a CDS encoding DUF6343 family protein translates to MRSGNEPVTARSPLRLRFWLGVWGLVWSAAGTVAFSLAGRPGWAAACGALAVVVSVDLFMIVRHIRQGPHYQPGRDIPPYEPPDSR, encoded by the coding sequence ATGCGTTCCGGAAACGAGCCGGTGACAGCCCGCAGTCCGCTGCGGCTGCGGTTCTGGCTGGGTGTCTGGGGGCTGGTCTGGTCCGCCGCCGGGACGGTCGCCTTCTCGCTGGCGGGCCGTCCCGGATGGGCGGCGGCGTGCGGGGCGCTGGCGGTCGTGGTCAGCGTGGACCTGTTCATGATCGTGCGCCACATCCGCCAGGGCCCCCACTACCAGCCGGGCCGGGACATCCCCCCGTACGAGCCGCCCGACAGCCGTTGA
- a CDS encoding helix-turn-helix domain-containing protein, with amino-acid sequence MSEAEDFARLMRELKERGGLSYGVLARRLHTSTSTLHRYCNGEALPAEFAVVDRFARACGASAAEAVDLHRAWLLADARRRAGAAAPTPVPEPAPEAVPEPQVPEPQVPEPPVPAVAAERAVLVVAPAAVGEPVVRPSWYRRRAAVVVAAGLAAGAVAVALLAVTGPERGTPQAGAGAGAGTGAGTQGPAGSGPAAGTPSADGAAPSEPATGPAPPSAASQGPATAPAPSSSPPPAAAPGQAPAAPLRAAVRSHVWAAGCDHAYLSERGPAAVPPPPVEADAPAWASAQRAVHAGNQIVEATLHGTGGGAVVLEGLEVRVAARRTPPAWNVYQMSQGCGGGITPAVFAVNLDAPRPLARPVAGNDAGNRLPAPSFPMRVSAAEPVVLRVAAATTGCDCDWSLDLRWSSPAGSGTLRIDDGGRSLRTSAATGRPVYGYAVEQGRWSR; translated from the coding sequence GTGAGTGAGGCCGAGGATTTCGCGCGGCTGATGCGGGAGCTGAAGGAGCGCGGAGGGCTGAGCTACGGCGTCCTGGCGCGCAGGCTGCACACGAGTACGTCGACGCTGCACCGCTACTGCAACGGGGAGGCGCTGCCGGCGGAGTTCGCGGTGGTGGACCGCTTCGCGCGGGCCTGCGGGGCCTCGGCGGCGGAGGCGGTGGACCTGCACCGGGCGTGGCTGCTGGCGGACGCGCGGCGGCGCGCGGGGGCGGCCGCGCCGACGCCCGTACCGGAGCCGGCACCAGAGGCGGTACCCGAGCCGCAGGTACCGGAGCCGCAGGTACCCGAGCCGCCGGTACCGGCCGTCGCGGCGGAGCGGGCCGTGCTGGTGGTCGCTCCGGCCGCGGTGGGGGAGCCGGTGGTCCGCCCGTCCTGGTACCGGCGCAGGGCGGCCGTGGTCGTCGCCGCGGGGCTGGCGGCGGGTGCGGTCGCCGTGGCGCTGCTGGCGGTGACCGGACCCGAGCGGGGGACCCCGCAGGCGGGGGCCGGGGCGGGGGCGGGCACGGGGGCCGGTACGCAGGGGCCTGCGGGATCCGGCCCGGCGGCGGGGACTCCGTCGGCGGACGGAGCGGCTCCGTCGGAGCCGGCGACGGGTCCGGCACCGCCTTCGGCAGCGTCGCAGGGACCGGCGACGGCGCCGGCCCCGTCCTCCTCCCCGCCGCCGGCGGCGGCCCCCGGCCAGGCGCCGGCGGCGCCCCTCAGGGCGGCGGTGCGGTCGCACGTGTGGGCAGCGGGCTGCGACCACGCCTACCTGTCCGAGCGGGGTCCCGCAGCGGTGCCCCCGCCGCCCGTGGAGGCGGACGCGCCCGCCTGGGCCTCGGCGCAGCGCGCCGTGCACGCCGGGAACCAGATCGTGGAGGCCACCCTGCACGGCACGGGCGGGGGCGCGGTGGTCCTGGAGGGCCTGGAGGTGCGGGTGGCGGCGCGCCGCACACCGCCCGCCTGGAACGTCTACCAGATGTCGCAGGGCTGCGGCGGAGGCATCACCCCGGCCGTCTTCGCCGTCAACCTGGACGCGCCGCGCCCGCTGGCCCGGCCCGTCGCCGGGAACGACGCCGGGAACCGGCTTCCCGCCCCGTCCTTCCCGATGCGGGTCTCGGCCGCCGAGCCGGTCGTCCTGCGGGTGGCGGCCGCCACCACGGGCTGCGACTGCGACTGGTCCCTGGACCTGCGCTGGTCCTCGCCGGCCGGCTCGGGAACCCTGCGCATCGACGACGGCGGCCGCTCGCTGCGCACGAGCGCCGCGACCGGTCGGCCCGTGTACGGGTACGCCGTGGAACAGGGCCGCTGGTCCCGCTGA
- a CDS encoding DEAD/DEAH box helicase, whose amino-acid sequence MTAQTHASALLRHAAVFLPAAVPREGRVAFWSPDGDPLPEAGTPGPLTVVRPHGTGVRSRTVPAVTFSVAAALPLLAPAPRSPAAHPATRAWGTAATQALTLAARGRLLPGLTPEGVDAWRAGPLDAADIAHLRAVAAALPHEGYATPLAGRRPLRLPEPEALVRAFLDAVADSLPRTPAAAVAAGRPFAAREPQRVPGIQEWAAQVAAGSDTGVGLSLRLDLSSFRLFDEAEGEETRRAGAAVVQVHSLADPTLVTDAGQLWAGTAGAGFGPRARIDAVLALRRAARVWPPLLRLLDQPVPDALALSDPELEDLLGVAANRLAAAGVVVHWPRDLARTLSANAVVRSTAPGSATDGTAFFDAEHLFAFSWELALGGDRLTPGEMDALAQAHRPVVRLRDQWVRVDPELVRKARKRELGLLDPVDALAAALSGTTEVGGEQVEAVPVGALAALRERLTGELAPLPQPAALKATLRDYQARGLAWLDLMTSLGLGGCLADDMGLGKTVTLIALHLHRDRREPTLVVCPASLLGNWQREIEKFAPGTPVRRFHGGGRRTEDLTSCEGGFVLTTYGTMRASAAQLAEQRWGMVVADEAQHVKNPHSATAKALRTIPAPARVALTGTPVENNLSELWALLDWTTPGLLGPLTAFRARHARPVEHQQEEDGGNEAAVARLSALVRPFLLRRKKSDPGIAPELPPKTDTDHPVSLTREQVSLYQAAVDEAMAVIESSEGIERRGMIMKLLASLKQICNHPAQYLKEEQPRLPHRSGKLALLDELLDTIVAEGGSVLVFTQYVTMARLIERHLSARGIASQLLHGGTPVARREELVDRFQAGEVPVFLLSLKAAGTGLNLTRAGHVVHFDRWWNPAVEEQATDRAYRIGQTQPVQVHRIIAEGTVEDRIAEMLEAKRALAEAVLGSGEAALTELTDRELADLVSLRRPA is encoded by the coding sequence ATGACCGCGCAGACGCACGCATCCGCGCTGCTGCGCCATGCCGCCGTCTTCCTGCCCGCCGCCGTCCCCCGGGAGGGACGGGTCGCCTTCTGGTCGCCCGACGGGGACCCCCTGCCCGAGGCGGGCACACCGGGTCCGCTCACCGTCGTACGGCCGCACGGCACCGGGGTCCGCAGCCGGACCGTGCCCGCGGTGACCTTCTCGGTCGCCGCAGCCCTGCCCCTGCTCGCGCCGGCCCCCCGCAGCCCCGCCGCGCACCCCGCCACCCGGGCCTGGGGCACCGCCGCCACGCAGGCCCTGACCCTGGCCGCGCGCGGCCGACTGCTCCCCGGGCTCACCCCCGAGGGCGTCGACGCCTGGCGCGCGGGCCCGCTCGACGCCGCCGACATCGCCCACCTCAGGGCGGTCGCCGCCGCCCTGCCCCACGAGGGGTACGCGACGCCCCTCGCCGGCCGCCGTCCGCTCCGGCTGCCCGAACCGGAGGCGCTGGTCCGCGCGTTCCTCGACGCAGTCGCCGACAGCCTGCCCCGCACCCCGGCGGCTGCCGTCGCCGCCGGGCGGCCTTTCGCCGCCCGGGAACCGCAGCGGGTGCCCGGGATACAGGAGTGGGCCGCGCAGGTCGCGGCCGGATCCGACACCGGGGTCGGGCTCTCGCTCCGGCTCGACCTGTCCTCCTTCCGCCTCTTCGACGAGGCCGAGGGGGAGGAGACCCGGCGCGCCGGGGCCGCCGTCGTCCAGGTCCACAGCCTCGCCGACCCGACGCTGGTCACCGATGCCGGGCAGCTGTGGGCCGGCACCGCGGGAGCCGGCTTCGGTCCCCGCGCCCGGATCGACGCCGTGCTCGCGCTGCGCCGGGCCGCGCGGGTCTGGCCACCGCTGCTGCGGCTGCTGGACCAGCCCGTGCCCGACGCCCTGGCACTGTCCGACCCGGAGCTGGAAGACCTGCTGGGGGTCGCCGCGAACCGCCTGGCGGCCGCCGGGGTCGTCGTCCACTGGCCCCGCGACCTGGCCCGTACGCTGTCCGCGAACGCCGTCGTACGGTCCACCGCGCCCGGGTCCGCCACCGACGGGACCGCCTTCTTCGACGCGGAACACCTCTTCGCCTTCTCCTGGGAACTGGCCCTCGGCGGCGACCGGCTCACCCCGGGCGAGATGGACGCGCTGGCGCAGGCCCACCGGCCCGTCGTACGGCTGCGGGACCAGTGGGTCCGGGTCGACCCGGAGCTGGTGCGCAAGGCGCGCAAGCGCGAACTGGGCCTGCTGGACCCGGTGGACGCGCTGGCCGCCGCGCTGTCGGGGACCACGGAGGTCGGCGGCGAGCAGGTCGAGGCGGTGCCCGTGGGCGCGCTGGCCGCGCTCCGCGAGCGGCTGACGGGGGAACTGGCGCCGCTGCCGCAGCCCGCCGCGCTCAAGGCCACCCTGCGCGACTACCAGGCGCGCGGCCTGGCCTGGCTGGACCTGATGACCTCCCTCGGTCTCGGCGGCTGCCTCGCCGACGACATGGGCCTGGGCAAGACCGTCACCCTCATCGCCCTGCACCTGCACCGGGACCGCCGCGAGCCGACGCTCGTCGTGTGCCCGGCCTCCCTCCTGGGCAACTGGCAGCGGGAGATCGAGAAGTTCGCGCCCGGCACCCCCGTGCGCCGCTTCCACGGCGGCGGCCGCAGGACCGAGGACCTGACGTCCTGCGAGGGCGGGTTCGTCCTCACCACCTACGGGACGATGCGCGCCAGCGCCGCGCAGCTCGCCGAACAGCGCTGGGGCATGGTCGTCGCCGATGAGGCGCAGCACGTCAAGAACCCCCACTCGGCGACCGCGAAGGCACTGCGCACGATCCCGGCGCCGGCCCGGGTGGCGCTGACCGGCACCCCGGTGGAGAACAACCTCTCCGAGCTGTGGGCGCTGCTCGACTGGACCACGCCCGGCCTGCTGGGCCCGCTGACCGCCTTCCGGGCCCGCCACGCCCGCCCGGTGGAGCACCAGCAGGAGGAGGACGGGGGCAACGAGGCCGCGGTCGCCCGCCTGTCCGCGCTGGTACGGCCGTTCCTGTTGCGGCGCAAGAAGTCCGACCCCGGTATCGCGCCCGAGCTGCCGCCGAAGACGGATACCGACCACCCGGTGTCCCTCACCCGGGAGCAGGTCTCCCTCTACCAGGCCGCGGTGGACGAGGCGATGGCCGTGATCGAGTCCAGCGAGGGCATCGAGAGACGCGGCATGATCATGAAGCTGCTGGCCTCGCTCAAGCAGATCTGCAACCACCCCGCCCAGTACCTGAAGGAGGAGCAGCCCCGGCTGCCGCACCGCTCGGGCAAGCTCGCCCTGCTGGACGAGCTGCTGGACACGATCGTCGCCGAGGGCGGTTCGGTGCTGGTCTTCACGCAGTACGTGACGATGGCCCGGCTGATCGAGCGGCACCTGTCGGCCCGGGGGATCGCCTCGCAGCTCCTGCACGGCGGTACCCCGGTCGCCCGCCGCGAGGAGCTCGTGGACCGCTTCCAGGCCGGTGAGGTCCCCGTCTTCCTGCTGTCCCTCAAGGCCGCCGGCACCGGCCTGAACCTCACCCGCGCCGGCCACGTCGTCCACTTCGACCGCTGGTGGAACCCGGCCGTCGAGGAACAGGCCACCGACCGCGCCTACCGCATCGGCCAGACCCAGCCCGTACAGGTCCACCGCATCATCGCCGAGGGCACCGTCGAGGACCGCATCGCCGAGATGCTGGAGGCGAAGCGGGCCCTGGCCGAGGCAGTCCTCGGCTCGGGCGAGGCGGCGCTGACCGAGCTGACCGACCGCGAGCTCGCCGACCTCGTCTCCCTGCGGAGGCCCGCATGA
- a CDS encoding SWIM zinc finger family protein — MITARDDRRRTFETVPAGAEAVSWWGRSWVAALEEASGDPARLARGRTYAVAGHVDAVTVTPGRIVAYVRGSRPRPYRTELTLPAFADPEWSELLEEVAADPAALGALLEREVPQSLAGTVLPGAGELVPHCSCPDFGRPPCKHAAALCYRAARLLDEDPFVLLLLRGRGERELLEDLTRRNAAHAAREQPDAAPDFPGVAAREALVRTVLPPLPAPLAPPAAAGLPPAYPADPAAPDPLALDQLASDAAARALALLTTGEDPIAGLSLWQDAVRLASAEPTAGLTGAARTLYRDLARATGRTTTDLARAAAAWRQGGRPALAALEEPWDPPAGPFDRARPALLAASQGSFRPERNRLTARTRQLRLGRDALWYAYESRPDDDDWWPTGRPSPDPVSALLG, encoded by the coding sequence ATGATCACCGCGCGGGACGACCGCCGCCGCACCTTCGAGACCGTGCCCGCCGGGGCGGAGGCGGTGAGCTGGTGGGGCCGGTCCTGGGTGGCCGCACTGGAGGAGGCCTCCGGCGACCCGGCCCGCCTGGCCCGGGGCCGTACTTATGCCGTGGCCGGGCACGTCGACGCGGTGACCGTCACCCCCGGCCGGATCGTCGCGTACGTGCGGGGCAGCAGGCCCCGCCCGTACCGCACCGAGCTGACCCTGCCCGCCTTCGCGGACCCGGAGTGGAGCGAGCTGCTGGAGGAGGTCGCGGCCGACCCGGCGGCGCTCGGCGCGCTCCTGGAGCGTGAGGTCCCGCAGTCGCTGGCGGGGACCGTCCTGCCCGGGGCGGGCGAGCTCGTCCCGCACTGCTCCTGCCCGGACTTCGGGCGTCCGCCGTGCAAGCACGCCGCCGCCCTCTGCTACCGCGCGGCCCGCCTCCTCGACGAGGACCCGTTCGTCCTGCTGCTCCTGCGCGGCCGCGGCGAACGGGAACTCCTGGAGGACCTCACCCGCCGCAACGCCGCCCACGCCGCCCGCGAACAGCCCGATGCGGCGCCGGACTTCCCCGGTGTCGCCGCCCGGGAGGCGCTCGTCCGCACCGTGCTGCCGCCGCTGCCCGCGCCGCTCGCCCCACCCGCGGCGGCGGGCCTTCCGCCCGCCTACCCGGCCGACCCGGCTGCACCGGACCCGCTGGCCCTCGACCAGCTCGCCTCCGACGCGGCCGCCCGCGCCCTCGCCCTGCTCACCACCGGCGAGGACCCGATCGCCGGGCTCTCCCTCTGGCAGGACGCCGTACGGCTGGCCTCCGCGGAGCCAACGGCGGGCCTGACGGGTGCGGCCCGCACCCTCTACCGGGACCTGGCCCGCGCCACCGGGCGTACCACCACCGACCTCGCCCGGGCCGCGGCGGCCTGGCGCCAGGGCGGCCGCCCCGCCCTCGCCGCCCTCGAAGAGCCCTGGGATCCGCCGGCCGGCCCCTTCGACCGGGCCCGCCCCGCGCTCCTCGCCGCGTCGCAGGGCTCCTTCCGCCCCGAGCGCAACCGCCTGACGGCCCGCACCCGCCAGCTCCGGCTCGGCCGCGACGCCCTCTGGTACGCCTACGAGTCCCGCCCGGACGACGACGACTGGTGGCCCACGGGCCGCCCCTCCCCGGACCCGGTCAGCGCCCTGCTGGGCTGA
- a CDS encoding HAD domain-containing protein, with protein MTDRPLLLLDVDGPLNPFRSLSAGLRGYRSHRMRPEVWLSYRDPQSRSARRGARVRLHPSHGARLLALPFEIAWATAWTHQANTLISPHIGLPGDLSVVEWPELFAEDPDGLSWKTRHLRDWAAGRPFAWVDDMITPQDRAWVAAHHPAPALLLRIHPRHGLRDRDFTALTRWAEGLSPAGR; from the coding sequence ATGACTGATCGCCCACTGCTGCTCCTCGACGTGGACGGCCCGCTCAACCCCTTCCGTTCCCTCTCCGCCGGGCTGCGCGGGTACCGGAGCCACCGCATGCGGCCGGAGGTCTGGCTCTCCTACCGCGACCCGCAGTCCCGCAGCGCCCGGCGCGGCGCGCGGGTCCGCCTCCACCCGTCCCACGGCGCCCGGCTGCTGGCCCTGCCCTTCGAGATCGCCTGGGCCACCGCCTGGACGCACCAGGCCAACACCCTGATCTCCCCGCACATCGGGCTCCCCGGCGACCTGTCCGTCGTCGAATGGCCCGAACTGTTCGCCGAGGACCCCGACGGCCTCTCCTGGAAGACCCGCCACCTGCGGGACTGGGCGGCCGGCCGGCCCTTCGCCTGGGTCGACGACATGATCACCCCGCAGGACCGGGCCTGGGTCGCCGCCCACCATCCGGCCCCGGCCCTCCTGCTGCGCATCCACCCGCGCCACGGCCTGCGGGACCGCGACTTCACCGCCCTCACCCGCTGGGCGGAGGGTCTCAGCCCAGCAGGGCGCTGA